One window of the Streptomyces sp. NBC_00259 genome contains the following:
- a CDS encoding aminoglycoside phosphotransferase family protein — translation MGARTMHADEARIEVSLVRRLLGAQFPRWADLPVTAIDSAGTSNAMFRLGEDMVVRLPRIEGAAGDVEKEHRWLPRLAPPLPVAVPVPLGKGVPAEGYPWPWSVYRWLEGDNPVVGRLAEPGALAGDLAEFVAALHRIDPVDAPASYRGEPLAERDAATRRAIGDLDGIVDTGAASAAWEAALRAPAWEGPGVWVHADLQPGNLLLVHGRLGAVIDFGCLGLGEPAVDLIVAWYVLPAGARDVFRAALDVDDATWVRGRGWALSIALMELRYYRESNPVMADIARYVVREVVADLGRSS, via the coding sequence ATGGGCGCTCGGACGATGCACGCCGACGAAGCACGGATCGAGGTGTCCCTCGTACGACGGCTCCTCGGCGCACAGTTTCCGCGCTGGGCGGATCTTCCCGTCACCGCGATCGACTCCGCCGGCACGTCCAACGCCATGTTCCGGCTCGGCGAGGACATGGTCGTACGGCTCCCCCGCATCGAAGGAGCCGCCGGCGACGTGGAGAAGGAGCACCGGTGGCTGCCGCGGCTCGCCCCGCCGCTCCCGGTGGCCGTCCCCGTACCGCTGGGCAAGGGCGTGCCCGCCGAGGGATACCCCTGGCCCTGGTCCGTGTACCGCTGGCTGGAGGGTGACAACCCGGTGGTCGGCCGGCTCGCCGAACCCGGGGCGCTCGCCGGTGATCTGGCGGAGTTCGTCGCCGCGCTGCACCGTATCGATCCCGTGGACGCGCCTGCCTCGTACCGCGGTGAACCCCTGGCCGAGCGCGACGCCGCGACCCGCCGCGCGATCGGGGATCTGGACGGGATCGTCGACACCGGCGCGGCGAGCGCCGCATGGGAGGCGGCACTGCGGGCCCCCGCGTGGGAAGGCCCTGGCGTGTGGGTCCACGCGGACCTCCAGCCGGGGAATCTCCTGCTGGTCCACGGACGGCTCGGCGCCGTCATCGACTTCGGCTGCCTGGGCCTGGGAGAGCCCGCCGTCGACCTGATCGTGGCGTGGTACGTGCTGCCCGCAGGCGCGCGCGACGTCTTCCGCGCCGCCCTGGACGTCGATGACGCGACCTGGGTGAGAGGTCGCGGCTGGGCGCTGTCGATCGCGCTGATGGAACTCCGGTACTACCGGGAATCGAACCCGGTGATGGCGGACATCGCCCGGTACGTCGTCCGGGAGGTCGTCGCCGACCTCGGCCGGAGCTCTTGA
- a CDS encoding alpha/beta hydrolase encodes MHIPGSTPGRGRYAAATAAAVILTTVFTGPGPAPRPGPADGTAPSGPVAPLEWSPCPESAGFECATAKVPLDHREPAGRTIELAVVKRKATGPGTRIGTVFFNPGGPGGAGTEALPVWYDLFPEQVRQRFDVVSWDPRGVGASTAVRCFGTPEDAVDWQQRIPSGFPVGEQEQRTWIAAYADLGRRCEQRDPQLLRHVSTTDTARDLDRLRQAVGDPQLNYLGVSYGSFLGAVYANLFPAKVRAMVLDGNIDPVGWVNSGAKSEPRLSTFLRDEVDLGSAATLKQFLTLCGRATADRCDFSAGGPEATRTKFEQLMRRLEQRAQGTWTYARTITTLLSNLYAVDPQWSAMAATLQDLWQWRAPEESPSPDGPLTYPGYEQIEAVRCAESPNPRDPLRYPALEEFSRARAGDLGRAVAWASEPCATWPVTAADSYTGPWNRPTAHPVLVVNTRYDPATPYRGALAMTRRLSDARLLTVDGYGHSSLVNPSLCVDAYESRYFVDGVLPPVGATCRQDVVPFAKPRPNGGIDSGGGGTAGQARAAGSRGGK; translated from the coding sequence ATGCACATACCTGGTTCCACACCGGGTCGCGGGCGCTACGCCGCGGCCACCGCGGCAGCCGTGATCCTCACGACCGTGTTCACCGGTCCGGGGCCCGCTCCACGCCCCGGACCGGCGGACGGGACAGCCCCGTCGGGTCCCGTCGCCCCGCTGGAGTGGAGCCCTTGCCCGGAGTCGGCCGGCTTCGAATGCGCGACCGCGAAGGTGCCGCTGGACCACCGCGAGCCCGCCGGGCGCACGATCGAGCTGGCGGTCGTCAAGCGCAAGGCGACCGGCCCCGGAACGCGCATCGGCACCGTCTTCTTCAACCCCGGCGGCCCCGGCGGAGCGGGCACCGAGGCACTGCCCGTGTGGTACGACCTGTTCCCCGAGCAGGTTCGGCAGCGCTTCGACGTCGTCAGCTGGGACCCTCGCGGCGTGGGCGCGAGCACGGCCGTCCGCTGTTTCGGCACTCCGGAGGATGCCGTCGACTGGCAGCAGCGCATACCCTCCGGTTTCCCCGTGGGCGAGCAGGAACAACGGACCTGGATCGCGGCGTACGCCGACCTGGGCCGGCGCTGCGAACAGCGTGATCCGCAGCTGCTGCGGCACGTCTCGACCACCGACACGGCCCGTGATCTGGACCGGCTCCGCCAGGCGGTGGGCGACCCGCAGCTCAACTACCTCGGGGTGTCCTACGGGTCGTTCCTGGGCGCCGTGTACGCCAACCTCTTTCCCGCCAAGGTCCGCGCGATGGTCCTGGACGGCAACATCGACCCCGTCGGCTGGGTGAACTCCGGCGCGAAGAGCGAGCCGCGCCTGTCCACGTTCCTGCGCGACGAGGTCGACCTGGGCTCGGCCGCGACCCTGAAGCAGTTCCTCACCTTGTGCGGTCGCGCCACGGCCGACCGCTGTGACTTCTCCGCCGGCGGCCCGGAGGCGACGCGCACCAAGTTCGAGCAGCTCATGCGGCGCCTCGAGCAGCGTGCACAGGGCACCTGGACGTACGCCAGGACCATCACCACGCTGCTCAGCAACCTCTACGCCGTCGATCCGCAGTGGTCCGCCATGGCCGCCACGCTGCAGGACCTGTGGCAGTGGCGGGCCCCGGAGGAATCGCCGTCTCCTGACGGCCCCCTGACGTACCCCGGGTACGAACAGATCGAGGCGGTGCGATGCGCCGAGAGCCCCAACCCGCGCGACCCGCTGCGCTACCCCGCCCTGGAGGAGTTCAGCCGTGCCCGGGCGGGTGACCTCGGACGTGCCGTGGCCTGGGCGAGTGAGCCGTGCGCCACCTGGCCGGTGACCGCCGCCGACTCCTACACCGGACCGTGGAACCGCCCGACGGCCCACCCTGTTCTCGTGGTCAACACCCGGTACGACCCGGCGACGCCCTACCGAGGGGCCCTCGCGATGACCCGCCGCCTCTCCGACGCCCGCCTGCTGACGGTCGACGGCTACGGACACTCGTCGCTCGTCAACCCGAGCCTCTGCGTCGACGCGTACGAGAGCCGGTACTTCGTCGACGGCGTCCTTCCTCCGGTGGGCGCCACCTGCCGACAGGACGTGGTGCCGTTCGCCAAGCCCCGGCCGAACGGCGGCATCGACAGCGGCGGCGGCGGGACGGCCGGGCAGGCACGCGCCGCCGGCTCACGCGGCGGGAAATGA
- a CDS encoding DinB family protein, translating into MTQRTDTPPTWDERTQLVTFLDYARDTARAKCAGVSAEDARKAPLPSSPLMTLCGLIGHLRWVEYYWFQVMFLGEELAGPLTEATEDDPDPEMRTAVDIPLPQLLAEYEEQSARYRRLVSDHDLNSTAKRPTSDGRHVDLRWVILHLIEETARHNGHLDVVRELVDGRTGA; encoded by the coding sequence ATGACTCAACGAACCGACACCCCTCCTACGTGGGACGAGCGTACGCAGCTGGTCACCTTCCTGGACTACGCCCGTGACACCGCGCGAGCCAAGTGTGCGGGCGTGTCCGCCGAAGACGCCCGCAAGGCCCCGCTCCCGAGTTCACCGCTGATGACGTTGTGCGGGCTGATCGGGCATCTGCGGTGGGTCGAGTACTACTGGTTCCAAGTGATGTTTCTGGGCGAGGAGCTCGCGGGGCCGCTCACCGAGGCGACCGAGGATGATCCCGACCCTGAGATGCGGACAGCAGTCGACATCCCGTTGCCCCAGCTTCTTGCCGAGTACGAGGAGCAGAGCGCCCGCTACCGTCGCCTGGTGTCCGACCACGACCTGAATTCAACGGCCAAGCGTCCCACCAGCGACGGCCGCCACGTCGACCTCCGGTGGGTGATCCTCCACCTCATTGAGGAGACGGCCCGCCACAACGGCCACCTCGATGTCGTGCGTGAGCTCGTCGACGGGCGGACCGGCGCCTAA
- a CDS encoding lamin tail domain-containing protein, whose product MSASRNARRLVAAILASGAMVGAMALPASADNGHDRHGRDDRNSRQHDDRDRRDGRGDRDGRGDRDGRGDRGDRDRRDGRDGRDGRHHDDLRSSVGISQVQHNSPGRDFRSNRSLNAEWVEVTNNGRRAVNLDGWTLTDRDGNRYRFDDVRLAGRSSVRVHTGQGRDTRRDVYQDRRRQIWDSRDTATLRDARGRVVDTESWGRGRR is encoded by the coding sequence ATGTCTGCTTCTCGTAACGCCCGTCGTCTCGTTGCGGCGATCCTGGCGTCCGGCGCGATGGTCGGCGCGATGGCTCTGCCTGCCTCCGCGGACAACGGGCACGACCGCCACGGCCGTGATGACCGCAACAGCCGTCAGCACGACGACCGCGACCGCCGCGACGGGCGCGGTGACCGCGACGGCCGTGGTGACCGCGACGGGCGCGGCGACCGTGGTGACCGCGACCGCCGGGACGGCCGCGACGGCCGCGACGGCCGTCACCACGACGACCTGCGTTCGTCCGTCGGCATCAGCCAGGTCCAGCACAACAGCCCCGGCCGGGACTTCCGCTCGAACCGCAGCCTGAACGCGGAGTGGGTCGAGGTGACGAACAACGGCCGCCGGGCGGTCAACCTGGACGGCTGGACCCTGACCGACCGCGACGGCAACCGGTACCGCTTCGACGATGTGCGGCTCGCCGGCCGCTCCAGCGTCCGGGTCCACACCGGCCAGGGCCGCGACACCCGCCGTGACGTCTACCAGGACCGCCGCCGCCAGATCTGGGACAGCCGCGACACGGCCACCCTGCGCGACGCCCGGGGCCGCGTCGTCGACACGGAGTCCTGGGGCCGCGGACGCCGCTAG
- a CDS encoding glutamate-cysteine ligase family protein — MGRDVPALVFTRDDRRRYRNKMQQCLDTFALMLREARFESERPQVGLEIELNLVDSTGEPAMRSSDVLEAIADPAWSSELGRFNLEINIPPRRLTAGGPDDWEQEIRDALNHAEDRAAEVGAHLAMIGILPTLRQKDVGESALSENPRYRLLNEQVFAARGEDLRISVDGVDRLRTYADTITPEAACTSTQFHLQVSPEEFAGYWNAAQAIAGVQVALAANSPFLFGKELWRETRIPLFEQATDTRPQEIKVQGVRPRVWFGERWINSVFDLFEENVRYFPALLPLCEEEDPMETLEGGDIPQLGELTLHNGTIYRWNRPVYAVAHDKPHLRVENRVLPAGPTVADVLANGAFYYGLTRALVEEERPVWSRMSFSAAEENLHTAARHGIDARLYWPGMGEVPVAELVLRRLLPLAHRGLEQSGMDAAWREPLLGIIEQRCVTGRNGAVWQAEMFHHIDGTAHVTHHEALRRMTQQYIAFMHLNAPAHTWPVE, encoded by the coding sequence ATGGGACGAGACGTCCCGGCGCTCGTGTTCACCCGTGACGACCGCCGTCGGTACCGGAACAAGATGCAGCAGTGCCTCGACACCTTCGCGCTGATGCTGCGCGAGGCACGCTTCGAGTCGGAACGGCCCCAAGTCGGCCTGGAGATCGAGCTGAACCTCGTGGACAGCACGGGGGAGCCGGCGATGCGCAGCAGCGACGTGCTCGAGGCGATCGCGGATCCGGCCTGGTCGAGCGAGCTGGGCCGGTTCAATCTGGAGATCAACATCCCGCCGCGGAGGCTGACGGCCGGAGGGCCCGACGACTGGGAGCAGGAGATACGGGACGCGCTCAACCACGCCGAGGACCGGGCCGCGGAGGTGGGGGCGCATCTGGCGATGATCGGGATACTGCCGACGCTGCGGCAGAAGGACGTGGGCGAGAGTGCGCTGTCGGAGAATCCGCGCTACCGGCTGCTGAACGAGCAGGTGTTCGCCGCCCGGGGCGAGGATCTGCGGATCTCGGTGGACGGTGTGGACCGGCTGCGGACCTACGCGGACACCATCACCCCCGAGGCGGCCTGCACCAGCACCCAGTTCCATCTGCAGGTCTCGCCGGAGGAGTTCGCGGGCTACTGGAACGCGGCACAGGCCATCGCCGGCGTACAGGTCGCCCTCGCCGCGAACTCGCCCTTCCTGTTCGGCAAGGAACTGTGGCGCGAGACCCGCATCCCGCTCTTCGAGCAGGCCACCGACACCCGCCCCCAGGAGATCAAGGTGCAGGGGGTGCGGCCGCGGGTGTGGTTCGGCGAGCGCTGGATCAACAGCGTCTTCGACCTCTTCGAGGAGAACGTGCGGTACTTCCCCGCGCTGCTGCCGCTGTGCGAGGAGGAGGACCCGATGGAGACCCTGGAGGGCGGCGACATACCGCAGCTGGGCGAACTCACGCTGCACAACGGCACGATCTACCGCTGGAACCGGCCCGTGTACGCCGTCGCCCACGACAAGCCGCACCTGCGGGTCGAGAACCGGGTACTGCCCGCCGGCCCCACGGTCGCCGACGTCCTGGCGAACGGTGCCTTCTACTACGGGCTGACCCGCGCCCTGGTCGAGGAGGAGCGCCCGGTCTGGTCGCGGATGTCGTTCTCGGCCGCGGAGGAGAATCTGCACACCGCGGCGCGGCACGGGATCGACGCGCGGCTGTACTGGCCCGGCATGGGCGAGGTGCCGGTCGCCGAGCTCGTACTGCGCCGCCTGCTCCCGCTGGCCCACCGAGGGCTGGAGCAGTCCGGCATGGACGCGGCGTGGCGGGAGCCACTGCTGGGGATCATCGAGCAGCGGTGTGTCACGGGCCGTAACGGCGCCGTGTGGCAGGCGGAGATGTTCCATCACATCGACGGCACCGCGCATGTCACGCACCATGAGGCGCTGCGGCGGATGACACAGCAGTACATCGCCTTCATGCACCTCAACGCACCCGCCCACACCTGGCCCGTCGAATGA
- a CDS encoding sensor histidine kinase, translating into MKLSTRIALAVGITVPVLVLAAGWLLLHLVARDLHAQQDAHLRERAAQVTGDARRLLRVTAADRPAAVEQARERQLYASALDVGIRLAGPGGTVSGGPQPGAAVALPRSAPRPVTVEGGGDSWRVLSVRVRGARAGVDGTLWLFSPDTASRGQLVLVRRRVVTVALLAAPVAGLLGLAVASRAARPLRRLQRRTSGLDPRADAARLEHTPTGVTEVDDLARTLHTVLARYDEQAARTAGALDTARSFAAAAAHELRTPLMSMQTNLDVLTEHPGLGPAERTEVLGDLHTEHSRMLGLLVMLRELGRGDLVEADAFGPVDLADVIDASVADARRRHPSAEIRVPVLPRTGVYGWEPGLRTIVDNLLANALVHGRSGDGVARIEVGLRTGGTGAEPVAVLTVDDQGPGVPPSRREAVFDRFRRGPDSPGSGLGLTLVAQQAALHRGRVRVQDGPSGGGTRLEVRLPVRGETVPALPAQRDWLIGTARRPQGFHKDGA; encoded by the coding sequence ATGAAACTCTCCACCCGTATCGCACTCGCCGTCGGCATCACGGTGCCGGTGCTGGTCCTGGCGGCCGGCTGGCTGCTGCTCCACCTGGTCGCGCGTGATCTGCACGCGCAACAGGACGCCCATCTGCGGGAGCGGGCGGCACAGGTCACGGGAGATGCCCGCCGGCTGCTGCGGGTCACGGCGGCCGACCGGCCGGCCGCCGTGGAGCAGGCGCGTGAGCGGCAGTTGTACGCCTCGGCGCTGGATGTCGGCATCCGGCTGGCCGGACCCGGGGGAACCGTCTCGGGCGGTCCTCAGCCAGGCGCGGCCGTCGCGCTCCCCCGCAGCGCGCCACGGCCGGTGACCGTCGAGGGCGGGGGCGACAGCTGGCGCGTGCTGTCGGTACGCGTACGGGGTGCGCGAGCCGGTGTCGACGGCACGCTGTGGCTCTTCTCGCCCGACACGGCGAGCCGGGGCCAACTGGTGCTCGTCCGCAGACGTGTGGTGACCGTGGCCCTCCTGGCCGCTCCGGTGGCAGGTCTGCTGGGCCTGGCGGTCGCCTCCCGGGCCGCGCGCCCGCTGCGGCGCCTGCAGCGGCGCACCAGCGGGCTGGACCCGAGGGCCGACGCGGCCCGGCTGGAGCACACCCCGACCGGCGTCACCGAGGTCGACGACCTCGCCCGGACCCTGCACACCGTGCTCGCGCGCTACGACGAACAGGCCGCCAGGACCGCCGGAGCTCTGGACACCGCGCGGTCCTTCGCGGCCGCCGCCGCCCATGAACTGCGCACGCCGCTGATGAGCATGCAGACGAACCTGGACGTCCTCACCGAGCATCCGGGGCTCGGCCCGGCCGAGCGGACGGAGGTGCTCGGCGATCTGCACACCGAGCACTCACGGATGCTGGGGCTGCTGGTGATGCTGCGGGAACTCGGCCGCGGCGACCTGGTGGAGGCCGACGCCTTCGGCCCCGTGGACCTCGCGGACGTGATCGACGCCTCGGTCGCCGATGCCCGGCGCAGGCACCCCTCGGCGGAGATCCGTGTACCGGTGCTGCCGCGCACCGGCGTGTACGGATGGGAGCCCGGGCTGCGCACGATCGTCGACAACCTCCTCGCCAACGCCCTGGTCCACGGGCGCAGCGGTGACGGCGTGGCCCGTATCGAGGTGGGTCTGCGCACGGGCGGCACCGGCGCGGAGCCGGTCGCGGTGCTGACGGTGGACGACCAGGGGCCCGGCGTGCCGCCGTCGCGGCGCGAGGCGGTGTTCGATCGCTTCCGGCGCGGACCGGACAGCCCCGGCTCGGGGCTCGGCCTGACCCTCGTCGCACAGCAGGCGGCCCTGCACCGGGGGCGGGTGCGGGTCCAGGACGGGCCGTCGGGCGGCGGCACCCGGCTCGAGGTCCGCCTCCCGGTGCGGGGGGAGACCGTGCCCGCGCTCCCGGCCCAGCGTGACTGGCTGATCGGAACGGCCCGGCGCCCACAAGGTTTCCACAAGGACGGTGCCTAA
- a CDS encoding response regulator transcription factor has protein sequence MDAGAGKGRVLVVDDDPAIRRALERGLRLAGFSVSLADGGRPALDRVREQPADVVVLDISMPDIDGIEVCRTLREDGDDVPVLMLSALDETADRIAGLQAGGDDYLVKPFALQELVLRLDALLRRRPPRETDVVRTGPLVLDPAAREARISGEPLSLTRREFELLEVLARNTGIVLTRDQLLDRVWGYDFEVRTDAVDTFVSYLRRKLENGGRARCVHTVRGVGFVLRWEDWGQSG, from the coding sequence ATGGACGCGGGAGCCGGCAAGGGCAGGGTGCTGGTCGTGGACGACGATCCGGCGATCCGGCGGGCGCTGGAACGGGGGCTGCGGCTGGCGGGCTTCTCCGTGTCCCTGGCCGACGGAGGGCGGCCCGCCCTGGACCGGGTACGGGAGCAGCCTGCCGATGTCGTCGTGCTGGACATCTCGATGCCGGACATCGACGGCATCGAGGTGTGCCGGACCCTGCGCGAGGACGGCGACGACGTGCCCGTACTGATGCTCTCCGCGCTCGACGAGACGGCCGACCGGATAGCCGGCCTGCAGGCGGGCGGGGACGACTACCTGGTCAAGCCGTTCGCCTTGCAGGAGCTGGTGCTGCGCCTGGACGCGCTGCTGCGCAGGCGACCGCCCAGGGAGACGGACGTCGTGCGTACCGGCCCGCTGGTGCTGGATCCGGCGGCCCGCGAGGCGCGGATCTCAGGCGAGCCGCTGTCGCTGACCCGGCGGGAGTTCGAGCTCCTGGAGGTCCTCGCCCGCAACACGGGGATCGTGCTCACGAGGGACCAACTGCTCGACCGGGTCTGGGGGTACGACTTCGAGGTGCGCACGGACGCCGTCGACACCTTCGTCAGCTATCTGCGGCGCAAGCTGGAGAACGGCGGCCGCGCCCGGTGCGTCCACACGGTGCGGGGAGTCGGCTTCGTCCTGCGCTGGGAAGACTGGGGGCAGAGCGGATGA
- a CDS encoding zinc ribbon domain-containing protein: protein MSTQLIGSTVKFHSTGSARGEPGKIRRTGPNVRVWTCGACGAVLDRDINAAVNVAKAAGLAVSACGALIRPGLVPAPRGEAGTHSTPQPSAAR from the coding sequence GTGTCGACCCAATTGATCGGAAGCACCGTCAAGTTCCACAGCACCGGCTCTGCTCGGGGAGAGCCTGGCAAGATCCGCCGGACAGGCCCTAACGTTCGTGTCTGGACATGCGGTGCATGCGGGGCGGTTCTGGACCGGGACATCAACGCGGCGGTCAACGTAGCCAAGGCGGCCGGACTGGCCGTGTCAGCCTGTGGAGCGCTGATAAGACCGGGACTCGTCCCGGCACCGCGCGGCGAAGCAGGAACCCACTCGACACCGCAGCCTTCAGCGGCGCGGTAG
- a CDS encoding (2Fe-2S)-binding protein: MNRISVTVDGVAYEDDVEPRLLLVHYLRDRLGLTGTPIGCDTSNCGACTVELDGQSVKSCSVLAVQADGCEVTTVQGLGPGNGELDPLQKAFHEKHALQCGYCTPGMIMAARDLLKENPHPTPHEVRHALEGNLCRCTGYQNIVEAVLAAARAEQPQQEATA, from the coding sequence ATGAACCGCATCTCGGTGACCGTGGACGGCGTCGCCTACGAAGACGACGTGGAGCCGCGGCTGCTGCTGGTCCACTACCTGCGGGACCGCCTGGGCCTGACCGGAACCCCCATCGGCTGCGACACCAGCAACTGCGGGGCCTGCACCGTCGAGCTCGACGGGCAGAGCGTGAAGAGCTGCTCGGTGCTCGCCGTCCAGGCCGACGGCTGCGAGGTGACCACCGTCCAGGGGCTCGGCCCGGGCAACGGGGAACTCGATCCGCTCCAGAAGGCCTTCCACGAGAAGCACGCGCTCCAGTGCGGCTACTGCACCCCGGGGATGATCATGGCCGCGAGGGATCTGCTCAAGGAGAACCCGCACCCCACTCCCCACGAGGTGCGCCACGCGCTGGAGGGCAATCTCTGCCGGTGCACGGGCTACCAGAACATCGTCGAGGCCGTGCTCGCAGCCGCCCGCGCGGAACAGCCGCAACAGGAGGCCACGGCATGA
- a CDS encoding class E sortase, which produces MHRSRAAFPAFPAVLTGAPAVALAVLLAGCSPAPGSSDKPAAPAAAAPAVTAAVEPAPAPVATTPGAALTETTPSPAPRETAGRTGPASVDIPSIGVDDLRVVPYEGTTDDWPGTRIQNRGVAASPYGEQGGVGPGEIGNYLVTGHRLSAGGPLRELPSVRVGDAVLVTYGGKVYEYRITESRKTSFRSARSLTEQRAAVPGSPGKRPTQAMITISTCATPEDNAAGNFWRDDRSNPEHRIDRVGVLTGVRAAAG; this is translated from the coding sequence ATGCACCGTTCCCGCGCCGCCTTCCCCGCATTCCCCGCCGTCCTCACCGGAGCACCGGCCGTCGCCCTGGCCGTCCTGCTGGCCGGCTGCTCCCCCGCGCCCGGCTCCTCCGACAAGCCCGCGGCGCCGGCCGCCGCCGCACCGGCGGTGACGGCGGCCGTCGAGCCGGCGCCCGCACCCGTGGCGACCACCCCGGGCGCGGCGCTCACCGAGACCACCCCGAGCCCGGCGCCCCGCGAGACCGCCGGCCGTACGGGACCCGCCTCCGTCGACATCCCGTCGATCGGCGTCGATGACCTGCGTGTCGTCCCGTACGAGGGAACCACCGACGACTGGCCCGGTACCCGGATCCAGAACCGCGGCGTGGCCGCCAGCCCCTACGGCGAGCAGGGCGGTGTCGGCCCCGGGGAGATCGGGAACTACCTCGTGACCGGCCATCGCCTGTCCGCCGGCGGACCGCTGCGCGAGCTGCCGTCCGTCCGGGTCGGCGATGCGGTCCTGGTGACGTACGGCGGCAAGGTCTACGAGTACCGGATCACCGAGAGCAGGAAGACGTCCTTCCGCTCCGCCCGGTCCCTCACCGAGCAGCGGGCGGCGGTGCCCGGCTCCCCGGGGAAGCGTCCGACACAGGCGATGATCACGATCTCCACCTGCGCCACGCCGGAGGACAACGCGGCCGGCAACTTCTGGCGCGACGACCGGAGCAATCCCGAGCACCGTATCGACCGGGTCGGCGTGCTCACGGGGGTGCGTGCGGCCGCGGGCTGA